The following are encoded together in the Osmerus eperlanus chromosome 18, fOsmEpe2.1, whole genome shotgun sequence genome:
- the lyz gene encoding lysozyme C, whose amino-acid sequence MKDAGMDGFRGNGLPNWVCLAKWESNYNTLAINHNTDDSTDYGIFQINSRYWCDDGRTPGAKNICGIRCRELLTDNIQTAIHCAKRVAQDPNGIKAWVAWRRHCQNQDLSSYVAGCGVWEL is encoded by the exons ATGAAGGATGCTGGAATGGACGGTTTCCGAGGAAACGGCCTGCCCAACT GGGTGTGTCTGGCCAAATGGGAGTCAAACTACAACACTTTAGCCATCAATCACAACACAGACGACTCCACCGACTATGGAATCTTTCAGATCAACAGCCGTTACTGGTGTGATGATGGACGCACACCTGGGGCCAAGAACATTTGTGGCATCCGTTGTAGAG AATTGTTGACAGATAACATTCAAACTGCCATCCACTGTGCCAAACGTGTGGCCCAGGACCCTAATGGAATTAAGGCGTG GGTGGCCTGGCGTCGCCACTGTCAGAACCAGGACCTGAGCTCGTATGTGGCCGGATGTGGAGTATGGGAGCTCTGA